The Helianthus annuus cultivar XRQ/B chromosome 15, HanXRQr2.0-SUNRISE, whole genome shotgun sequence genomic sequence ACATGCGACGGTCAATTTCCTAACAACTCGACTAACAGCTTCAAAGTTTTTACCCTCGATTCTCGACCATTTTTCTAGCAAGAACATTTGCGAGTTCATAATATGATACAATCTGATATAGTTTTTTAGCTTTTGTACTTCTATTCGCTTTACCATGTTCGAATTCCTTATCGCAAGTATCTCAAGCCACACATTGAACATCTTCATCTGCATCAACAATAATcttcattaaaaaaataaaataaaataaaaatatatggcGCCAAACATGATCATGccagttagttagttagttagttagttagttagttaatCAGTTAGTTACCTCCGCCACCGCTTTAACAGCGGACATGGTGAATTCGGCTCGTGCATTTGCGAACCGCCATTGCAACAACCTATTATTCATTAATTTAAAACTATGCACATATGCATCTTCAGAAGTAACTGATTTTTTCTGACTAAAGTACTTTAAAACTCCACTAAGTCCGCCTGTGGTGGTCCTGCCGCCGTGACTTGGCGGCTTTACCGACACAGGAGACGGAGACAGAGACGGACAAGGAGCAACTCGGCCGGGAGACAAGGCCCAAGCCGAAGGAGAAGTAGGTTTTTTTCGCGGCAAAATTTTTGTACTCGAGTCTTTTGTTGGCTTCTTCTTGGAGGCCACGCTAGTAAGATGATCGGTGTTGGTAGTCATTGGATTCGGAATGTGGATCATGAAATGATTCACTTCCGGTTCTCTATAACTTAGGGTTTTCGTGGTGGATATTGATCTAGATTTAGTGAAGGTGGTTGGGTTGTTAGATGATATTGTGGCGAGCGGCGGAGATGTGGTTGTGTTTGCGCTTTTGCAACGCGTGAGGAGCGGCGGATGGTGGTTTCCGGCAGGCGGTGTGACGTGGCGGCTGCCGGAGCGAGGGAGATGGTCCAttttgaacttgtggttttttgAAAGTGTAATTGGCGGTATTTATAGAttataatttatttatatttatt encodes the following:
- the LOC110912137 gene encoding QWRF motif-containing protein 7; this translates as MDHLPRSGSRHVTPPAGNHHPPLLTRCKSANTTTSPPLATISSNNPTTFTKSRSISTTKTLSYREPEVNHFMIHIPNPMTTNTDHLTSVASKKKPTKDSSTKILPRKKPTSPSAWALSPGRVAPCPSLSPSPVSVKPPSHGGRTTTGGLSGVLKYFSQKKSVTSEDAYVHSFKLMNNRLLQWRFANARAEFTMSAVKAVAEMKMFNVWLEILAIRNSNMVKRIEVQKLKNYIRLYHIMNSQMFLLEKWSRIEGKNFEAVSRVVRKLTVACANIPLLYDSKGDVSSICEVLVTANTLLSNIESAISKLSYQAEKSCYQLTELSIIAKQEHELLAELQTWMTDVALLKEEERSLRAHIICKLV